The genomic window GTTGGGACCCGTCTCGTCGATCTCGTGGGCGGCCTTGCCGTCCAGCCAGTTGTACGCGCCGCACAGCCCCAGGCGCTCCGGCGTGATCACACACACGTGGTTGGGCGCGAACGACTGGCAGAGCAGGCATGAGTAGAAGGTGTCCACCGATTCGTCGGTCATGGATTCGAGCCTGCGGTTGCGCTCCTGGTAAATCTTGCGCGCAACGGCTATGCGGCGCTCCACCTCGGCCGCGTCGGTGAAGAGGGTGACCTTCACCTTGTCGACGATCGCCGGGTAGTTCGCGAGGAATTTGGCGTGGAGTATCTCGCCGTAATCTTTAAGGCGCAGTCCCTTCCCGAAGCCGTTTTTAGAAATGCGCGTCCATACGATATCGCGCTGGCCCATGTGCCAGATGCCCTCCGCGCCGTTGACCAAGTGGTGTATCTGGCGCTCGAGGATGGACTCGAAGTCCGGCTGCATCTTGCGGCCCGCCACCTCGACCCAGATCGCCAGCGGCAGCGCGCTCCCCGGCTCAATGTCATCCACGTCCTTTCCGACAATCTCGATCTCCCCGTCGTTGATATCCTCCAGCCCCACGGTTGTCACGAACTCGAAGGCCGTCGTGATGTTCCCGCCAAACTCGACGTGCGTGTCCTGCTTGCGGATGCGCTCGCCCTCGAAGGCGGCGCCGTAGGGGACGGGGATGGGCACCTTCGTGATCCTGATCTTGCATCCCCTCACCTCGAGCGCCTTTTCCACCATGGTTTCGGGCGGCACGTTCGACACGACGTGCTCGTAGGTCGTGATCCCGGACGGGAGTATCTGCGGGATGTCGGTGTCGGCGATGACGGGGAAGCCGTAGTTGAGCGCCCCCGCGGCGGCGGCGTACTTCGCGGAATCGACCTCGCCCATCGCGAGCACGAAGGCGAAGATGCGGTCCTTGTTGTAGCGTAAATTCGCACGGAAATCCCCCGGCTTCACCCCGCCGAACGAGAGGGCCGCGCGGTTCGCGAAGCCCAGCGCGTAGATGAGCGCCGATACGTCGGGCCCGAAGGGAACGAGCCTGGTTTCCCAGCCAAGCTGCACCCCCTCCTCGTGCAGCTGTTCCGCGAACTGCTTCCCGTTCGTGGAACCGGCCATGAACACGTAGAGGTTTTTCTCCTGGAGCTCGCGCGCGATCCGGACCGCGATCGCGTTCGTAGGCGCGGCCCCGGTAATCGCCGCGAATCCCGGCGCGGTGCCGTCCACGAACTCGATCCCGCGCTCGCGCATGATGATGTCGTTCGCCGCGCCCAGCCATATGCCGTTCACGGGGGACGGTCCCGCAAGATACTTGCACGCCTCGATGATCTCGCAGGCGAAGAGCGCCGCGACCCCGGCGTCAAGGGTATTGCCCAGGTAGGGCAGCCACACGTGCTCCGCGGGGCGCGCGGGCAGAAGAGATTTCGCATAACGAAGGAGGCGCCTGAGGTCGGCGACGGTTTCCATCTTCTCACCGGTAAAGGAGTATATGACGGGCAGGTAGTACGCGGTGTCGGGGAATCCCGTATCGGCCCCCTCCCCCTTCTCCGCCATGGCCCGGTCGAGCATCTGTTCGGCGCGGGCGACCCACTCGACGGCGCCGTCTATGGCGCTCGCGCATATCAGCTTAGACATTCTGCTCCCTCCTGTCCTTCATATCCATAAGCCGCCGCTCCTGTTTCCTGTTGATGCCGAGCCTCGTCCTGCGTTCGTCAATGATCCGGAGTATCGCGGCGGCGGCCTCCAGGGGGTCGGTGTGCAGGTGGAAGGAGGCGCCGTAGGTCTCCCGGGCGCCGCCCAGGAGGTACCCGTCCACGTTCGCCGAACCGCCCGTGTAGAAGGGGTTCCCCAGGACCACGTCAATCCCGGAGGCAACGAAATAGCAGCCGATCGCGATCGCCTTCTCGCTCATCCATTCCGGCGCGACGCCCACGACCGGGACATCCGAGAGGTCCTCGCCCAGGCCCCCCTCGCGCACGACCTCGGTCGCGGCCTCGAGGAGGCGCGAGTTGTCGACACAGCTTCCCATGTGGAGGACCGGCGGCATGCCCACCGCCTCGCACACCTCGCGCAGACCCTTCCCCGCGGCCTCGAGCGCCGCCTCGGGCGTGAGCATTCCGGCCTTCGCGGAGGCGATGGCGGCACAGCCCGTTTTCAGAATGAGCACGTCGTTTTTCAGGAGCTCCCTCGTGAGCACGTTGATGTACTCGTCCAGCCGCGTCTTGGGATTGTTGCAGCCCACGATGCCAGCGATGCCCCTGATGCGCCCCTGGATCACGGCGTCGTTGAGCGGCCGGAACGAGGCGCGGAAGCTCCCGCCCAGCATGTACTTGATCGCCGGGACGCTGAATCCCGCAACGAGCGGCTGGGAATGCTTCGGTATGCAGACCTTGTGTGGATCGCGGTTTCGGAAATTGTCGATCGCGCCGTAGAGGAGCTTCTTTGCGCCCTCCATCGCGTGTTCGCGCGAAAAGCTCTCGTGGGTCGCGCCCACCGTGCGCGCGATGTCACTCGTCGACACGATCCGGGTGTGGTACGCCGCGGCCACCTCGGGCAGCGAAGGCATGCAGCACTGCACGTCGATGATCATCATCTCGACCGCTCCCGTGATGATCGCGAGCTCCTGCTGCAGAAAGTTCCCCGCGATGGGGATGCCGTGGCGCATGAGGATCTCGTTCG from Spirochaetota bacterium includes these protein-coding regions:
- the cooS gene encoding anaerobic carbon-monoxide dehydrogenase catalytic subunit, which translates into the protein MDNHARTPEERATDRASIEILGKAERDCVETSFVRMDRQAVQCKFGTSGVCCRVCHMGPCRITPKTPRGVCGADADTVVARNFLREVASGTAAHSDHGRHLVLLLRDIALGKGGSYEIKDEKALRVAARAYGVEEAGLSAMKVALELAETFLAEFTAQEEKLATLRLAPVKRQGVWERVGVEPAGIDRMVVESLHRTHMGVDHDFRNILTHAFRTALADGWGGSRIASIVGDILFGTPSPVKSTANLGVLGEDTVNVVVHGHEPALSEMLALASMDTEVKEYARMAGANGITLAGICCTANEILMRHGIPIAGNFLQQELAIITGAVEMMIIDVQCCMPSLPEVAAAYHTRIVSTSDIARTVGATHESFSREHAMEGAKKLLYGAIDNFRNRDPHKVCIPKHSQPLVAGFSVPAIKYMLGGSFRASFRPLNDAVIQGRIRGIAGIVGCNNPKTRLDEYINVLTRELLKNDVLILKTGCAAIASAKAGMLTPEAALEAAGKGLREVCEAVGMPPVLHMGSCVDNSRLLEAATEVVREGGLGEDLSDVPVVGVAPEWMSEKAIAIGCYFVASGIDVVLGNPFYTGGSANVDGYLLGGARETYGASFHLHTDPLEAAAAILRIIDERRTRLGINRKQERRLMDMKDRREQNV